Within Thermoprotei archaeon, the genomic segment ATAAGAATTTTGTATTTTTTCATTGAATCTCATACTTTAATTGTTCTACTGATTTAAAAGCTTTTATTTTATAACATTACTATAATTGTTCTTATCTTAATTGAGAAACAAAGATCGTAAAACTGAGATAATGCATAGGATGCGCAAATTTATGTATGTGGAATGATATTATTTCAGAGATATGGTAGGTATCAATAGAATTGAGATGGCACGATATGTGTATATGGGTCCAGGTGTTATAAAAGAATTACCAAATATTATCGAGCTTCTAGAGTTAAAATCTAAAAGTGTGCTAATTTTTTCGGGCGGGAAAAAAACAACATCCATAGCCCTTGACATGGTGAAACCTCTAATTGAGTCCTCTAATATTATTGTCAATTCTATGAACAATAAAGATCTTTTTGATTTCATAGAAAATTTATCAGAAATACTTAAAAATATAAAAAATCTTAAAACTAGTTTGCTCATAGGTGTTGGTGGAGGAAGAGTAATGGATATTACGAAGGTTATTTCATACTATTTAAAAATACCTTATATAAGTGTACCGACTAGTGCCTCACATGATGGTACTGCATCACCTGCTATAGCCACACCTTTTGCTAACCTTCTGAGATCAAAGTATGGTCAATTAGAATCAATTCGTGCGCCACATGCAATAGTCGCTGATATAGAAATTATTTCTAAGGCTCCTAGAGAGACTATAACATCGGGTGTGGGTGATCTAGTAGCTAAACTTACTGCTGTAAGGGATTGGAGGTTAGCACACTTAATAAAAGGTGAAGAGTTTAGTGAATATGCAGCATCACTAGCATTGATGAGTGCTCATTTGGTTTCTAATAGGGCGAAAATAATTTCGACTGGTAATTTAGAGGGTGTTTCAGTTTTAGTTAAAGCATTAATAGGTAGTGGTGTCGCTATAAGTATCGCTGGTAATAGTAGGCCTGCGAGCGGATCTGAACATCTTTTCAGTCATGCATTGGATTATCTCGCAGCAAAGTATGGATTTAAACCTAATATGCATGGTGTTCAATGCGGTATAGGAACGATTATGATGGCTAAACTTCATGGATTAAATTGGAGAAAAATAAAAAAGATTTTAAGAACTGTTAATGCCCCTGTTAATTCAGAAGAACTTGGCATTAATCCTGAATATATAGTTAAAGCGTTAAGCATTGCACACACTATAAAATCAAACTTTTATACAGTTCTTGGAGAAAATGGTATAACTGAGAATGCTGCAAGAAAACTAGCTATGGAAACCGGGATAATACCATACAGGTAGTTGAATATTCTAGTTAAGGATATTTTTATGAATGTAGTACTCTTTCTGGGTTTAGTATGATTGAGGCAGAGATTATAAGTGTTGGACGAGAAGTATTAAGAGGATTTACGATAAATACTAATGCTAGTTGGCTTGCTCAACAATTAACATCACTGGGAATAGAGGTTAAACGAGTGACTGTAGTCGATGACAAAGAGATTGACCTCATTAAAATTACTAAGGAAGTTCTTGAACGAAAACCTCAAATAATAATTTATACAGGAGGGCTTGGCCCAACATTTGATGACATCACTGTTGAATCCGTATCTAAAGCATTAAACTTGCCTATAGAATTAAATGAAGATGCATTAAATATGATCAAGAAGGTTTATGATAAACTTGGATTACCATTAACGGAAGAAAGAATTAAAATGGCTAAAATGCCTAAAGGTTCTTTACCACTTCCTAATTCTGTAGGAACAGCTCCAGGTGTTTTTCTTGTTTTTAATGGAATTATTATTATTATGCTTCCTGGTGTTCCGGAGGAGATGAAAAGCATTTTTACTGAGAGTATAAAGCCTAGGTTAACAGAGCTTAGAGGTAGGGGAATTTATTTGGAGAAACTATTTAAAGTTTATGGTATTCCAGAATCAGAGGCAGCTAAGATAGTCAAAGATGTAAAGAAGCAGTTTAAGATTGTTTATATCAAATCTCATCCAAGAGGGTATATGGAGGGTAAACCTATGATACTATTTCAATTATCTTATTTTGGAGAAAACCAGGAAAACGCTGAGACAGAGCTGGAAAATGCTATGAGAACGCTTATATCAAAATTATCTAGTTTAGGGGCTAAAGTTGAGGTAATTCAGGCATGAAAGCTATTAAGTATATTTATATTCTTGGACCAGCAGGTAGTGGCAAATCTACATTAACTGCATCCCTTGCAAATACTATTGAAAGTCATGATCTAACTGTAGCTAGAGTGAATTTGGATCCCGGTGCTGAGTGGATTCCTTATGAGCCTGATGTAGATGTGAGAAATTATATCAAATTATCTGACGTGATGGAAAAATATAAACTGGGTCCTAATGGTGGTCTTGTAGTTTCTGTTGATTTAATGATAAATTATATTAACGATATGGTTAAATCTATTGAAGACATGGAACCAGATTATGTATTAATTGATACACCAGGTCAAATGGAGCTTTTTGCATTTAGAGATACTGGAGTTAATATAGCTAAAATTTTAGGTGCAAAAAAGAATTCAGCTATTCTTTTTCTTATTGATTCGTTTTCAATGAGAAAACCATCTATCATGGCCTCCATGCTTCTTTTAGCTGCATCTACATACGTAAAGTTCATGTTTCCACAGGTTAATGTTTTGACAAAAATTGATAAAATAAGTGATGATGATTTAAAACAAATAATTGAGTGGTCTCAAGATCTTACTGCATTATCTGACGCATTAGAATTAGAAATGCAAGAGTCCCAACGTGAAATTTCAAGAGATATTTTAATAATAGTAAGTAATTTAGGCTTTCTGGGTGACATGGTTCCTGTATCGTCTTTTAGATCAGAGACCACAATGGCACTTTATGCAGAATTACAAAGAATTTTTTCCTCAGAAGATGAAGCAGAGCTTAAATACGATGATCAATGATAAGAAAGTTGTAGAGATCTTTTACTTCCCTCGTGATAGAATAAAAATTATCTATCATAAAATCATTAATGCTTTTTCTTTTAATGAAAAGTGAACCTATACTTAAAATCATAAGTCCAATAATATCGCTTATTATTGGTTCAGGCATACCTGCTATCATAAAAATACCAATGGATACGAGCTTAGAATCGCGAAACGAGACGCTTCTAGTATTACTTAATGTTAAATTAATGGATTTGTAAATATTTGCTAGCTTTGCATAATCTCTTGAAATATCTGCTATAAACTTCGTATTTTCTAGGTAAATCTTATAGGTATTGTTCATGACATACATAGAATTTTTCATAATTTAAATGCTTTAGTTTTTTCTTACAATTCAGTATGGTTTGTTATTGCTTCATAGTATGAATGATTATTATTACGTAGGACTGTTGTCATGGGGATGTTACTTAAGATTAAATAAAAGTGAGGATTTTTTTATCGTTGAAAGAGAGATGCTCGATCCATTTTTTAAGCCAAAAAGTGTTGCAATAATTGGTGCTACTGATAGGCCAAATTCTTTAGGTCGTTCATTAACTGAAAATGTGCTTAATACTTTCTTAGGGAAAGTATATTTGGTTAATATAAAGGGTGGTTCGTTTAATAATATTATTATGTATAAAAGCATACTTGATGTTGAAGAAGATGTTGATTTAGCTCTTATAATAACACCATCTCATACTGTAGTTCAAATTCTTAATGAATGCGGGATGAAAGGTGTAAAAGGTGCTATTATATTTAGTGGAGGATTTAGTGAAATTGGTCATGAAGGAGCAGAGCTTGAACGTAAAGTTATAAATATAGCGAAAAAGTATGATATCCGTATAATTGGACCTAATTGCGTTGGCATAATAGATAATTGGTTACCGTTGAATGCTACCTTTATTTCCTCTGAACGATGGCTTAAACCGCCATCTGGTAATGTTTCTATAGTATCTCAATCGGGTGCGTTAGGTTCGTTAATTTTAGATGTATCAGCAACATTAAATATAGGATTCAGTAAGTTCATAAGCTTAGGTAATTCGTCTGACATAGGTATTGCTGATGCAGTTGAGTATTTAGCAAACGATCCAACAACAAAAGTGATCGGTATCTATTTAGAAAGTGTAAAAGAGGGTAGAAAACTCCTTAACACTCTGAAGAAAATTACTCATCATAAACCTGTAATTATTCTAAAGGGTGGTATTGGAGAGAAAGGTAGCGCTGCAGCTAAGTCTCATACTGCTGCTATGTCAGGACCCATCGAGGTTTTAGATGGAGCGCTTAAACAAGTTGGAGCTATACGAGCTAAAAGTTTTAGTGAATTTATCTCGTTATTAAACATTTTTGGAAAATCAAAACTCATAAAAGGTGATCGTGTGGCAATAATAACTAATGCGGGTGGTATGGGAGTATTAGTAACAGATTCTTTAGAGAGTAGAGGGATTTTACTTTCTGAATTTACAACAACTACTTACGATAAGTTAAAGGAAGCCATTCCGTCATATATGGGAATAAACAATCCAATCGATGTGGCTGGTGATGCTGATAGTTATAGGTATGACAAAATTTTAAGGATACTTGAAGATGCTCCTGAGGTAGATATAATAGTGACAGTAGTGTTACCCCAGACACCAGCACTGGATAGTGAAAATTTTAGTAAAATGATTGTAAATCATTGCAAAAATAGCAATAAGCCTCTTTTATTACTGATTTCAGGAGGAGATTATGCAATGAAAATGGCAAGATGGATTTCCAGTGAGAATGTACCAGTATTTTTTGATCCAGATGAGTTAGCATTATCACTTAAAGAATATATAAAATATAACAAATACATTACATCGTTTTCTAATTTTAATAATCTCCTCAGCTAAAGTCAAGGGATTCTTATTTCTAAGATGTTCACTGATTCATTGTTCATCACTGAAGACTGAGGCTGAACATGTATACTATTGTATGGCATATACAATATATTTTTACGACAAGTTTATTTATTTGATCTTAATTAAAGACTTGATGTACCTTGGAGCATTCATTGACAAGTGATAGAAGTAAAACAAGGATTAAGAGATTAAAAGATTTTTTTGAACCGAAAACAGTTGCAATAATTGGTGCTTCGTCTAAGCCTAACAGTGTTGGTAATGTTTTAGTTAGGAATCTTCTTTATGGTCGATTCATGGGTAGGATTTATTTAGTGAATCCGAATTATAAAGAGATTTTAGGAAAACCTTGCTATCCTACTGTTAAGGAAGTGCCTGAGAAAATTGATCTAGCAATTGTAGCAGTACGCGCTGAGCTCGTTCCTCAGATTATTGAACAGTGTGGAGAAGCGGGCATAAAAAATGTCTTAGTTTTGAGTAGTGGTTTTAGAGAGACAGGTCCTGATGGAGCTAAGCTTGAACAATACATGTTAAGTATAGCTGAGAAATGGGATATACGTATTATCGGGCCTAATTGTTTGGGAATATACAATGCTGAGAATGGACTCGATGCACTATTTCTCCCAGATACTCGTCTTAAAAGAGCTAAATTAGGTGGTGTAGCTTTTATTTCACAAAGTGGTGCATTATTAGCAGCTATTATGGATTTAGCAGCAGCTATTGATGTAGGGTTTTCGAAGGCTGTAAGCTATGGTAATCGTGCTGATGTAGATGAGGCAACGTTAATAGAATATCTTCTTTATGATGAGAAAACCAAAATAATTGCTGCATATATCGAAGGACTTGATCCTGGGAAAGGTAAGCAGTTTCTCGAATCTATAAGGCGTGTTATTTATCATAAACCAGTCATAATAGTGAAAGGTGGGAAAAGTATTAGCGGAAGTAGAGCAGCAGCATCACATACTGGTTCGTTAGCAGGTGAGTACAATCTTTTTAGATCCGCATTAAAACAAGTGGGCGCTATCGAAGCAACAAATTTTGAAGATATGTTTGATTTCATAAAAGCACTTACTATGCAACCTATTCTCAGTGGTAATAGATTACTTGTGTTGACTAATGGCGGCGGGTTAGGAGTTATGATGACTGATGCTGCTGAAATGTATGGTTTTAATGTTCCTGAGTTATCTAAGGAAACTCAGTCTAAACTGAGATCGATTTTACGACCTTTTGCCGCAATAAAAAATCCAGTGGATGTAACAGCTAATGGCACTGCAGAAATGTATAGAGAGGTGTTGGAAATAGTATTCAATAGTAATGAGGTTGACGCAGCTATTATAGGAATCTTACCTCAGACACCAGATTTAGGTATAGACATTGTGGATAATTTAATAGTGACAAAGTCTTTAGGAAAGCCTATGGTTGTGGTTACTGTTGGTGGTGAATTAACCATACAGATCTCAAACATGCTTGAAACTGGAGGAATACCAGTTTATCCATCTCCAGAAAGAGGAATACGCGCACTAAAAGTTCTTAGAGATTATTATGAAATAAAAGAACGGTTTAAATGTGAGACGAGTAGTTTGGAGTGTGAGACAAATGGATAGAAGAAAAATCTTCTTGGAAATTTGCTCAAAAGCGCTTAATGAGGGACGAAATTGGTTACTTGAACCTGAAGCAAAAGAAATTTGTAGGATATATGGATTACCTGTCACTAAGTTAGGTGTAGCAAGGAATGAAGAAGAACTTCTTAAGTTATCTAAGGAAATAGGTTATCCCATAGTACTTAAAATTTTATCTCCAAATATATTACACAAGTCTGATGTGGGTGGAGTATTAGTTGGTTTAAAAAATGAAACAGAAGTCCTTAATGGTTATAGACAAATCATTAATAATGTAAAAAAGAATAAGCCTGACGCAATAATTAATGGTGTTGTAGTTCAAGAGATGGCACCCCCATCGACTGAAGTAATTATTGGTGTTACTAAGGATCCACAATTTGGTCACGCTATAATGTTTGGGTTAGGTGGAATTTTTGTTGAATTATTTAAGGATGTAAGTTTTAGAATTATTCCTATAACCAAAAGGGATGCTGAAGAAATGATAAGGGAGATTAAAGGGTATGCTCTTTTAAAGGGTTATAGGGGAAAACCTCCCGCTGATGTAAATAGTCTTATAAACACTCTTTTAACAGCATCGCAAATTATTGAGGAAAATCATGAAATAAGCGAGATGGATTTAAATCCTATCCTAGTGTATGAAAGTGGAATAAAGATTGTAGATGCACGAATAGTAATAGGAGGTGTTGAAAAATGTCAAACATAGAAAATAGTAATTTAAAAACAGAGCTTGAAAGCATCAGAAATGAGTGGTTTAAAGCTGATAACGAAGTAAAATCATTGTTAGAAAAACGAGAGCAATTAATTAGACGAAACAGGGAACTCAAATTATTACTTAAAGAATTACGTGATCAGCTAAAAAATGAGCGAAATACTATGGACGAGTTGAGAAAAGAATTAGAACAGTTTAAGAATGAAAAAAATTATTTGTGGCGTGAACGAGCTGAAGCTTTGAACAATCTTAAAGAATTATCTAGACGTGTTATTGAAGATGAAGAAAGATTACGTAAAAAGCTTGAACGACTAGAGTGGTATCATCAAACAACACCGTTAAGTGCTAAGGAAGAGGATGAGATCATAAAAAAGATTATAGATGTTGAAAAGAAACTTTTAATCTATAACAAAATGATGCAGATTAAAAAGAGGAGTACTGAAGCTGACGAGAAACTTAATGAAGTAATCAAGAAGAGAGAAGAGATCGTCTCAAAACTTGAAGAGACAAGAGAAAAAATTAATAACTTAAGATCCGCAATAGATGAAATGATGAAAGAAATGCAGCAAAATGGAATAGCAATAAAGGAAATTATGAAAAACATTATAGAAACTGCACAGAGAGCGTATGAACTCAAAAGTAGATACTTTGAACTTTCAAATAAATTACGAGAAGAACAGTTTCACAGAAGAAGTTCTTCTGAAAATGAAAAGCGCCAAAAACTTGAAAAAATAGAGAACGAAATATTTGAACAAGCATTAGAAAAGTTAAAAAAAGGTATGAAACTTGACTTCTACGAATATTCCATATTAGTTAAACGTGGCATATTAAATCAAGAAGAAGGCAGCGAGAATACAGGTAAATAAAATTTTTAACTTATTTAAGAATAATTTCTGAATCAATAATATTTATATCTTTCCTTATTCGAAATTACAGAATTTTTAAATGAAAGGTAGACAAACAGCTTGGTAAGATTTTAGAACAAAATTCTTAAATTAGACTTTGTAGAAAAATAATCTAGAGAAAAGTTGTCTGAAGTAAAGGGCCCGTACAAAGGAAGGATACTAGTACTTTGTGTTGATAGAGATGATGATCTAGGCATGAATACTGGTATAAAGACGCCAGTAATGGGGCGCGAATCAAATTTGAATGCTGCAATTAATTTTGCTATAGTATCACCTGAGGATTCTGATGTGAATACTATGTTTTCTGCAATAAAACTTTATGATAGATTGGTTGGAATCCTAGGTAAAGAAAACTGTGAAATTGCTTGTATAACAGGACTTCCTGAGGAAGGAATCGAAGCTGATATTAAAATAGGCAAAGAGTTAGATGAGATATTGAGAGTATTCAGGGCTGATGGTGTGATATTAGTGAGTGATGGTGTGTCTGATGAAAGTGTTGTACCGATAATTACATCAAAAGTACCAATAATCTCAGTGCACAGAGTTATTGTTCAGCAATCTCAAAGTGTAGAGGAAATATATACTATAATTACTAGATATATAAAGAGGTTAGCTGAAGATCCTGATGCAAGAAAAATACTGTTAGGTATTCCAAGCATAATAATAATTTTGTACAGTATCTTTTATGCAGCTGGTTTTGTTAATTATTTCTGGGTTATAGCGGGATTTATTATTGGAGCTGTAGGATTAGTTAAAGCTTTTCGAATTGATAAAGCATTATATGAGAGCTGGGAAAATGCTCATACTATAGTTGTTTCAGCAGCATTAAGTCTTATTCTTATAGTGACTGGTTTCTATATTGGTTTTCTGGGAATAACAACTTATCTATCACATGTAGGAAGTCAAAACATATCAAACACAGTATTAGTTGGAATATTTATTACAGAACGGCTAGGTCAACCATTTTCT encodes:
- a CDS encoding ATP/GTP-binding protein; amino-acid sequence: MKAIKYIYILGPAGSGKSTLTASLANTIESHDLTVARVNLDPGAEWIPYEPDVDVRNYIKLSDVMEKYKLGPNGGLVVSVDLMINYINDMVKSIEDMEPDYVLIDTPGQMELFAFRDTGVNIAKILGAKKNSAILFLIDSFSMRKPSIMASMLLLAASTYVKFMFPQVNVLTKIDKISDDDLKQIIEWSQDLTALSDALELEMQESQREISRDILIIVSNLGFLGDMVPVSSFRSETTMALYAELQRIFSSEDEAELKYDDQ
- a CDS encoding sn-glycerol-1-phosphate dehydrogenase is translated as MVGINRIEMARYVYMGPGVIKELPNIIELLELKSKSVLIFSGGKKTTSIALDMVKPLIESSNIIVNSMNNKDLFDFIENLSEILKNIKNLKTSLLIGVGGGRVMDITKVISYYLKIPYISVPTSASHDGTASPAIATPFANLLRSKYGQLESIRAPHAIVADIEIISKAPRETITSGVGDLVAKLTAVRDWRLAHLIKGEEFSEYAASLALMSAHLVSNRAKIISTGNLEGVSVLVKALIGSGVAISIAGNSRPASGSEHLFSHALDYLAAKYGFKPNMHGVQCGIGTIMMAKLHGLNWRKIKKILRTVNAPVNSEELGINPEYIVKALSIAHTIKSNFYTVLGENGITENAARKLAMETGIIPYR
- a CDS encoding DUF373 family protein, translating into MSEVKGPYKGRILVLCVDRDDDLGMNTGIKTPVMGRESNLNAAINFAIVSPEDSDVNTMFSAIKLYDRLVGILGKENCEIACITGLPEEGIEADIKIGKELDEILRVFRADGVILVSDGVSDESVVPIITSKVPIISVHRVIVQQSQSVEEIYTIITRYIKRLAEDPDARKILLGIPSIIIILYSIFYAAGFVNYFWVIAGFIIGAVGLVKAFRIDKALYESWENAHTIVVSAALSLILIVTGFYIGFLGITTYLSHVGSQNISNTVLVGIFITERLGQPFSSSDLVIAGLIILMLGRFITKFIKHAPGVMHGAWHEVVSISFLITLKFVVDTLGEILTKGTILPSEILIPVILNRVALSFTITVLLTILFMSYERVQRIRVSS
- a CDS encoding acetate--CoA ligase family protein, translated to MRRVVWSVRQMDRRKIFLEICSKALNEGRNWLLEPEAKEICRIYGLPVTKLGVARNEEELLKLSKEIGYPIVLKILSPNILHKSDVGGVLVGLKNETEVLNGYRQIINNVKKNKPDAIINGVVVQEMAPPSTEVIIGVTKDPQFGHAIMFGLGGIFVELFKDVSFRIIPITKRDAEEMIREIKGYALLKGYRGKPPADVNSLINTLLTASQIIEENHEISEMDLNPILVYESGIKIVDARIVIGGVEKCQT
- a CDS encoding nicotinamide mononucleotide deamidase-related protein → MIEAEIISVGREVLRGFTINTNASWLAQQLTSLGIEVKRVTVVDDKEIDLIKITKEVLERKPQIIIYTGGLGPTFDDITVESVSKALNLPIELNEDALNMIKKVYDKLGLPLTEERIKMAKMPKGSLPLPNSVGTAPGVFLVFNGIIIIMLPGVPEEMKSIFTESIKPRLTELRGRGIYLEKLFKVYGIPESEAAKIVKDVKKQFKIVYIKSHPRGYMEGKPMILFQLSYFGENQENAETELENAMRTLISKLSSLGAKVEVIQA
- a CDS encoding CoA-binding protein, which encodes MEHSLTSDRSKTRIKRLKDFFEPKTVAIIGASSKPNSVGNVLVRNLLYGRFMGRIYLVNPNYKEILGKPCYPTVKEVPEKIDLAIVAVRAELVPQIIEQCGEAGIKNVLVLSSGFRETGPDGAKLEQYMLSIAEKWDIRIIGPNCLGIYNAENGLDALFLPDTRLKRAKLGGVAFISQSGALLAAIMDLAAAIDVGFSKAVSYGNRADVDEATLIEYLLYDEKTKIIAAYIEGLDPGKGKQFLESIRRVIYHKPVIIVKGGKSISGSRAAASHTGSLAGEYNLFRSALKQVGAIEATNFEDMFDFIKALTMQPILSGNRLLVLTNGGGLGVMMTDAAEMYGFNVPELSKETQSKLRSILRPFAAIKNPVDVTANGTAEMYREVLEIVFNSNEVDAAIIGILPQTPDLGIDIVDNLIVTKSLGKPMVVVTVGGELTIQISNMLETGGIPVYPSPERGIRALKVLRDYYEIKERFKCETSSLECETNG
- a CDS encoding CoA-binding protein, yielding MLLLHSMNDYYYVGLLSWGCYLRLNKSEDFFIVEREMLDPFFKPKSVAIIGATDRPNSLGRSLTENVLNTFLGKVYLVNIKGGSFNNIIMYKSILDVEEDVDLALIITPSHTVVQILNECGMKGVKGAIIFSGGFSEIGHEGAELERKVINIAKKYDIRIIGPNCVGIIDNWLPLNATFISSERWLKPPSGNVSIVSQSGALGSLILDVSATLNIGFSKFISLGNSSDIGIADAVEYLANDPTTKVIGIYLESVKEGRKLLNTLKKITHHKPVIILKGGIGEKGSAAAKSHTAAMSGPIEVLDGALKQVGAIRAKSFSEFISLLNIFGKSKLIKGDRVAIITNAGGMGVLVTDSLESRGILLSEFTTTTYDKLKEAIPSYMGINNPIDVAGDADSYRYDKILRILEDAPEVDIIVTVVLPQTPALDSENFSKMIVNHCKNSNKPLLLLISGGDYAMKMARWISSENVPVFFDPDELALSLKEYIKYNKYITSFSNFNNLLS